A region of the Lycium barbarum isolate Lr01 chromosome 1, ASM1917538v2, whole genome shotgun sequence genome:
TATGCACTAGGATATTCTGGCACAATTATGGTTCCTCTAGGTTGGATCGGAGGTGTAGTTGGTTTAGTTTTCTCCACAATTGTGTCTTTATATGCAAGTACTCTTATGGCTAAGCTCCATGAAGTTGGGGGGAAGAGACATATCAGATATAGAGACCTTGCTGGATTTTTATATGGTATGACTAATGAAGAAAATACAACTAGCTGATTTTCAAGCTCCCGACATCAATAGGTTGATTGTGTTTTCAGTTCTAATTTGAATTGAGCTTATTTTATTACTGCAGGTCGGACAGCTTATATGCTTGTATGGGCATTACAATATGCAAATCTCTTCTTGATAAATATTGGATATGTTATCGTGAGTGGTTCAGCTTTAAAGGTTAGACTCTTCCCTCGTGCCACCTTTTGTGTTTTTCTTTGGACAATTAGATATGGTGAAGTGGAAATCCTTTTACCCTCCCCTAGACGATAGAAAGGAGAAGAAAAAGGTGGCAAGGCATTGCCAGATATAGATATCACTGATTGAATGAATTTTCTTGTTTTTGCGCTTCATTGTTTCATTGCACCCTGCAAATATTTAGTCAGTAGATCTTGACCCTTAAGTAATTCTGATGTACCGTTCTTTGAGTTGATTGCCAGGCTTTCTATATTCTCTTTAAGGATGACCATCACCTAAAGCTGCCACACTTTATAGCAATAGCTGGAGTTGCATGCATCCTCTTCGCCATTGCAACACCCCATTTATCAGCACTAAGGATTTGGCTCGGGTTTTCATCACTATTCATGCTACTGTATCTCGCCATTGCATTTGTGCTGTCCGTTGAAGATGGTACGCGTGCTACTTCCTTTAATGTTTGACTAGCCACAGAGAACAGTGTGTGCATGTGCCAACAGTTTTATTTCACATTAATTAATTTAGTATACTAGTCCACAGAATTGCAGTTCATGACTTAATAAAGTGGAACATGAATAAAGTGGAATATGTAATGAAATTTAACACGAGATCTACATACAACTTGAGGAAGTTGTAAAATGGGAATCTTCCATAAAACTATTGTACTTATGACAAAATTGATTATTAGCTTCCAAGTTGCTATTGACTACAAGTTCATTGATGATAAAATTTGATCACAAAATCATGATTATAAATGTTGAAACTGTTGGATAAGTTCAAAAGACTGCCTATTCTCAGGATTTATACTAAATATCGCCATTTCTCAAAGTAAGAAAAGCCATATTGTCAAGTTGCTTATTAAAAGACCTGCAGGCTTTCAGTGCTCATCATGTAGTTTTGTTTTCTTCTGCATTATGATAACAACTTATTATAGGAAAACTAATGCATGTTTAAGGAAACCAATTGTGTTAATTGGTTGCATAAACAGATAACTATCATTTGTTTCAGAGTGTTTGCTAATAAGAAATTTCAAGATGCATCCCAATGTCAAATATCACCAGTTTGTCATATTATACATGGGAAGGCAACTAGATTTTTTCAGTACAGCATGTCACTTTTGTTTTTTCTGTCATTCCTTTCCAGAAAAGTGTTCCAAAATCTCAAGGAACAGTTGGTAGAGCAATTACGAAAGCGATATTGTGGATTTTGTTCTTGCTTATCAGCCATATTTTTCTCTATCTAGACTGTTCTATGTTGTCTTAGTCTGCAAGCAAGCTTTGTGGCAGTTGTCAAAATGTCATATTCCCTGCCATGTTATCATCATATCAGGAGAATAGTTAATATGTAGGTTATCTACATATGGAGGCGTATCCTGTTTGCAAACCTGATATGTAGTTGATGTCACATTGGAGTATGATTTGATGCGCAAGCACTGTActctatattaaaaaaaaaaaaaaaaatatatatatatatatatatatatatatatatatatatatatatatatatatatattatggtgttcaGAATTGGAGAAAGGAATGTTAAAGTTTCAAAGATTATATCATTCAACCTTTCGATTTAAAAGACTAAAAAGGGAGGAAATATGGTTGCAGGAAATCTTTCTTTTGGCCCAAAAACCACTTCTTCGAGGGAGTTAAAAAAACATGAAGAAATTTAATTGGAATGAAGGAGATGCAAAATTCTGTAATATCAAAGATTCCACTCTAGTTTCTGACGGGATCTTTCAAATGGAATAATATCTTTTGTAgtctcttacctttttctctgAGACCAGTCAAAGGGAAGAAATTGAACTTTTCCTTCCTCTATGTTTCTCACTTTTACCTTgtgaactttttattttttttccaaaaaatttcATGGTCACTTAATGAATTTGAACTTTTTGATTTTCTTCATTTACTTGTACTTATTATAGCATTAGGATTTAGGACTATGTTAACCCTTCAATTTTGGTGAGGACTTGTACTTGATGATGAATGTCTATAATAATTTATCACATGCATATCTTTGGCATATGGAGGCAGCTTTAGATTTTAGGCAGGTCCTTCGGTTTGATTTTATTGAGTGACAAGGATGCCTACACTTTCTTCCTTCAGAATTACTTGAAGCAGCTACTGATTATACTTTAGCATCATGTTGCTTGTCTCATAGGTTCTAAGTTTACTGAAGTGTCTTAAGTTCCATATTACAGGTGTAAAGGCTCCTCCTAGGGACTATAACATTCCAGGATCAGGAGACAAGAAAATTTGGGCAATTATTGGTGCGACTGGAAACCTTTTCTTTGCATTTAACACTGGAATGATTCCAGAGATACAGGTTAGCAAATACATCCACCAACTTTTGTGATTACTGCCATCTTTTGTTATGAACTTCAAGTTACAATGACATGATTATATCCTTCAGATCATGTTGTATGATCAGTATTATCTATATGATATCATATTCAGATTGATATGGCTTCTTTATTATCTAATTGGATTAACTTAAAACGCGTTTGAAATGTTCGACCATCATTTGTAATTCCAAGATTTTCTTTTCTAAATACATTGATGGCCAGATTGCGCCCACTGGCACCTGATACACAAGTCAATGCTGTCGTGATAGTTTGCGCTTTTTAGCTCATTTTGAAGGGTCTCACTTGCTGATAGAGTGATAATTTCGGTTGGTGCTAAATGTTGCTTAACTAACTGCCATCTTTAGTTTGCTCTCCTCACCTGAAAGAACAAAGTTTGTTTTCTCTCAATCTTTGTTGATGTTTCTTGCTAATTGAGAAATATTCTATCTTATCTATTTAACTGTTGAATGGACCCCGCCAGGCAGTATGGAAAAAGATTTTATCTGGAGAATTCTGTTGATTTTATCTGTTAGCTCTTAAATTTATTTCAACCTGTTGTTTAATACGGTTTTCTTGAATTTGCATTGCAACAGGCTACAATCAGACAACCTGTCGTTGGAAACATGGTGAAAGCGCTTAACTTTCAGTTCACGGTTGGAGTAGTGCCTCTGCATGCTGTTACTTACATTGGTTATTGGGCTTACGGATCTGGTGTTTCGTCCTATTTGCTGAACAATGTTCATGGTCCAGCATGGTTGTTGGGAGTGGCTCACTTATCTGCTTTTTTCCAAGCTGTCGTTACCTTGCATGTAATAATCACCTTGTGACTATACTCTTCTTTTTACTAAAAGAAAGGCCAACAGTTTCACTCAGTTGATTATTCTGCTCTAATAGTTGTTATTTTTGCTGCTGCTTCTTGCAGATATTTGCAAGTCCAACATATGAGTACCTAGATACTAAATATGGAATCGAAGGAAGTAACTGGGCTCCGCGAAATATTCTATTCAGACTGATTGTCAGAGGTGGCTACCTTATCATGACCACTTTCCTCTCGGCTTTGCTACCTTTTCTGGGAAACTTCATGAGCCTTACTGGTGCTATCAGCACGATTCCTCTCACATTCATACTCCCAAATCACATGTACATTGTCGCGAAGAAAAACAAGTTATCTAGCTTACGGAAGAGTTGGCATTGGCTAAATATTGCCGTCTTTAGTTGCATGTCAGTTGCTGCATTTGTAGCTGCCTTGAAGCTTACCATTGTACAAACTCAAACTTATCATGTCTTTGCtgatttgtaatttttttttttctgtttggtTTAGTTGGAAGATGTTCCAAGGTCTATATTTCTTTGTTTAGTAACTTTTATTTGGTATTATTATAACAACGCAAGCAGTCAGGTTTTGTGATTTTGATGCTGCCTAGCAGTTTTATCCATTCGCTGATATTTTATAACAGCCTAAGTTCAGTTTTGGTCTAAGCTCGTACAATTTTATAATGCATCACTAGGATTTAAGGCTTGCACGACCCAGCATCTCCTTCGTATTTTGCCGAGCATCACTTTCGTATTTGGCAATGGAGGATATGTCTAGTGAGTGATACACCTCTTTTATTAAGGGCATGGCGTTCTTGTTAAGGTTTCATCTGATTTTCCTAAGCCTAACTTGGTTTGTTCTACTGCCTATTTTAATGATGTGAGATTTGCCTAAACTTAATAGAACATTGAGGTTTATCTGCAATATCCCTCAAGATTGCACGTGGAGTAGCTCTAATATCATATGCAACAACTTCATACCATTACGTATTGTTTGCTTTGGGTTTAGGGCCACATAACTTCAAAACATGTCATTGGAATTTGATGCATCTCTTGAATTTTGTTGATGTGGAATTCGCCTGGTCTATTGCATATTTTGACTATGTTATTTGGGTTTACGTATAATATAAACGTAACCCATGTTATTGGCAGGTGTTTGTCTACCATTTTGTTTCTTTACAAAATGATACTTTTGCAATAATTATTCTCTTTGGTATAATTTTATTTATGACATTGACATCCTTCATCGATTAAAACTTTAATCCAACCTTAATTCTTCAAAAAGACAAAAGGAATTGTATAGGCCAGTGCACTAAATTACCACAATAATTATTATTCATCTAGTTACATTCCTAATGTTATAATCTTTATATGCTTGTGAATAAAATGACAAGTGAAATATGGAGATGTCAACTTGACTGTAAATTCCTCTCTGACAAACCCTTTAAAGGTTTTTGAAGCGAAGAACAATGGTTGGTTTGTATATCATCAATCAAAACGGATGTTCACAACCATAAGCAGTAGTGCTGTACAATTCCTAGAGAAGAACATATACGGTTCTTAGTTTCTATGAATGGACATAGCCCATTAACTCATTGGAATTATATTGTTCGGATTCTCCAACAATATTGTTTGGTGTATGTCATGAAATCCTCCAAAAGTTATGTATGTTGAAGTTATTTATCTATTTGCCACTGTTTTCTTGTTCTTGTAATGCAAAGCCAACCAAACTTTGTGGGTCCCTTTTCATTTATTTGTCTTATATGAAATGCACTTTATCCTTTAGTGGTGGCAGAaagttttttctttctccttatattgacacccccccccccccccgccaacAAACAACCCTCCTGCGCGAGACATAAGACACCAAAAAATCCTATCTGCTTCTTTTTCAAACTTCGTTTTCTTTTCTGGTCAATTCAGTTTGTGCAAACTCTAAACTTTTATCCACTAGTGCAAGTGTGTTTGGGAGTGGTATGAAACCTTGGGAGCGATTTGCACCATAATCGGCCTGAAATCGTTTTCAAGACAGTGGCTTGCGCGAGTCAGCATTTATTCGATAAGTTGTTTTCCTATTTTACTTGATCTTGATAAATATTGTTCTAATTTTACTAACAACGTACTTTCAAAGAATCCAACACGAGGGAGTGATATCTGAAAAATTCGAGCAATATAAATTGTGTAAGCTAGCAATAAAGAAATCCATCATGCGATCTAGTAAAGTTCACGTTAAATGGGCTTTATAGAAATACTGACAATTAGTTAGAGATACGAGCCAAAGCCGAGGAGCGCTTTGTTTACatgtttttgcgcggattgcccttcttttggggtggtctttaaattttatctctcatatttgtgatctttaagttttgcccttcgcttggatacctgaggttctgggttcaaacccccCGCTTAggcataaaaaaaaatcacaaggcaaggctggggggagtgtatgccgaatccggcatacagtccttaaggaaaaattaaagttatgtcggagggggcagactttgctttgaggcacatattttattttatttacttttcaagacaaacttttagttatgtcttagggaaaagtttcgccttatgaggcatacttttagttatgccttaactaaaagtgtgccccataagacataactaaaagtatgccccataaggcagaacttttccttaaggcataactaaaagtttgccttataaggcaaagtctatgccctaaggaaaagttctgtcttatagagcatacttttggttatgccttaattaaaagtttgccccatAAGGTATAGTTCcataaggaaaagttctgcctcataagacataactaaactatgccttgaggaaaagttatgccccctccggcataactttagtttttccttatgGACTGTATGCccgatccggcatacactccctccagccctgccttgccaaattatttttttattttatgcctgagtaggggttcgaacccagaacctcaggtatccaatcgaagggcaaaacttaaagaccacaaatataagagacaaaatttaaagaccacccaaaagaagggcaattcgcctTTATTTACGATCCATGCATGATGCACCCATTAGTGATTGGAAAAATCATATGCCATAAGGTTACGGGGTCAGATAAGTCAACTGGCTCTCTCTGCCCTGTTTTAGACTTCAGAATACTCCGTAAATTTTGTATCAAGCTTTTGAAGTCATTAACCTCTCAATTTATTTTTTCGATTAATCAAGGTAAGTGTTATTCATTATATTGTTTAAAAATCATTGTCTAATGATCTGAATGAGATCTTAAGAGTTAAGACACTAGAATGTTAGCACTAGGGGTGCTTTGTCTAAATATTTTTTCCGaattaaaaaatgaatattttctTATGATATTTCAATTAGTAGCTAAATACTAATAAGCGGTTCAAAAAATATCAATTTCACCTAATTTTCTCTATATATATTTAATCATATAACGTGGATGGCAAGCCTATAGTTCTCTATTAATCTTCTGCATTCAACAATTTAGACACGTAAACCTCAAGATTTTTAGTATGTGTATTCAGAGTGAGTATTAGGAGTGCTTTGTCTAAATATTTTTTTCCGAATTAAAAAATGAATATGTTCTTATAATATTTCAACTAGTGggtatatctatctatctatctatctatatatatatatatatatatatatatatatatatatatatatatatatataagtcagattaacgaagagacaatttctgctataacgtgggaattacaCGGTCTAAGAGAAGATATAGCAAGACTTACAACTATTATAGAGCACCATAAGAAAGCTTGTAAAATAACAATTccgttaggataataaataaGCCGAGAAAAATAGATACCTTAAAAAAtatagaatacttagacttaaaaatatacccagaaaagaaatatagagcattaacagaccatagtattataaagtgtaattttagtaacggagatcatatattacatagtgaagacaaacagttgaatacagtagtaga
Encoded here:
- the LOC132637856 gene encoding proline transporter 1-like codes for the protein MENGFGDSPSRKEKKSDVVIPETAHQVSNDSWFQVGVVLSMGVNSAYALGYSGTIMVPLGWIGGVVGLVFSTIVSLYASTLMAKLHEVGGKRHIRYRDLAGFLYGRTAYMLVWALQYANLFLINIGYVIVSGSALKAFYILFKDDHHLKLPHFIAIAGVACILFAIATPHLSALRIWLGFSSLFMLLYLAIAFVLSVEDGVKAPPRDYNIPGSGDKKIWAIIGATGNLFFAFNTGMIPEIQATIRQPVVGNMVKALNFQFTVGVVPLHAVTYIGYWAYGSGVSSYLLNNVHGPAWLLGVAHLSAFFQAVVTLHIFASPTYEYLDTKYGIEGSNWAPRNILFRLIVRGGYLIMTTFLSALLPFLGNFMSLTGAISTIPLTFILPNHMYIVAKKNKLSSLRKSWHWLNIAVFSCMSVAAFVAALKLTIVQTQTYHVFADL